From the Solanum lycopersicum chromosome 10, SLM_r2.1 genome, one window contains:
- the LOC138338722 gene encoding uncharacterized protein, translating to MAAPLNLEEGQSSHRPPRFNRHFYNLWKVRMHDYLMAEDSELWDIILDGPFVPMIEVKDGERTITVPKPRQKYDDADRKKIEKGFKAKTLLVCGIGPDEYNRVSACEFAKEIWDCLLTAHEGTEQVKESKIDMLTSRYENFKMKEGETIHDMFTKFSSITN from the coding sequence ATGGCAGCTCCACTTAACCTCGAAGAAGGTCAGTCATCACACAGACCTCCTCGTTTCAATAGACACTTCTACAATTtgtggaaagttagaatgcacGACTATCTCATGGCTGAAGATAGCGAGTTATGGGATATTATACTAGATGGACCCTTTGTTCCAATGATAGAAGTAAAGGATGGAGAAAGGACCATTACTGTTCCAAAGCCCAGGCAGAAATATGATGATGCTGacaggaaaaagattgaaaagggtttcaaagctaaaactcttctagtctgtgggataggacctgatgagtacAACAGAGTGTCAGCCTGTGAGTTTGCTAAAGAAATTTGGGATTGCTTGTTGACTGCacatgaaggaactgaacaagtcaaagaatccAAGATTGATATGCTCACCTCACGATAtgagaacttcaaaatgaaggaaggagaaactATACATGACATGTTCACCAAGTTTTCTTCTATTACAAATTAG